One segment of Macaca fascicularis isolate 582-1 chromosome 4, T2T-MFA8v1.1 DNA contains the following:
- the LOC102123923 gene encoding KH homology domain-containing protein 1-like: MGTSALSKKPWWTLPENFHAPMVFHMEEDQEELIFGHGDTYLRCIEVHSHTLIQLESWFTATGQTRVTVVGPHRARQWLLHMFCCVGSQDSCRHDQGLEMLERVRSQPLTNHDLVASISVPPYTGDLSFASRISGNICLSVPQPSPYQVIGCSGFHLSSLYL; this comes from the exons ATGGGAACAAGTGCTCTCAGCAAGAAGCCGTGGTGGACCCTGCCTGAGAACTTTCATGCTCCAATGGTGTTCCACATGGAAGAGGACCAGGAGGAGCTCATCTTTG GGCACGGTGACACATACCTTCGCTGCATTGAGGTGCACAGCCACACCCTTATTCAGCTGGAGAGTTGGTTCACAGCTACAGGCCAGACTCGTGTGACTGTAGTCGGACCACATAGGGCAAGGCAGTGGCTGCTGCACATGTTCTGTTGCGTGGGGAGTCAGGACTCCTGTCGTCATGATCAAG GCCTCGAGATGCTGGAGCGTGTCCGGAGCCAGCCCCTGACCAACCATGACCTGGTCGCCTCCATTAGTGTGCCACCATACACTGGAGATCTGTCTTTCGCCTCCAGGATAAGTGGAAACATCTGTCTTAGCGTTCCTCAGCCTTCCCCTTATCAAGTGATTGGTTGTTCGGGATTCCATTTGAGTTCACTCTATTTGTAA